A genomic window from Anguilla rostrata isolate EN2019 chromosome 14, ASM1855537v3, whole genome shotgun sequence includes:
- the LOC135239174 gene encoding U6 snRNA-associated Sm-like protein LSm1 gives MNYMPGTASLIEDIDKKHLVLLRDGRTLIGFLRSIDQFANLVLHQTVERIHVGKKYGDIPRGIFIVRGENVVLLGEIDLEKECDTVLKQVSIEEILEEQRAQQQAKLEAEKAKLQALKERGLSVPRADVLDEY, from the exons ATGAATTATATGCCGGGAACAGCTAGCCTCATCGAAGATATCGATA agaagCACCTCGTTCTACTGCGAGACGGCAGAACGTTGATCGGATTTCTGAGAAGCATCGACCAGTTTG CAAATCTGGTTTTACATCAAACCGTGGAAAGAATACACGTCGGCAAGAAATATGGCGACATTCCGAGAGGAATATTCATAGTCCGAGGAGAGAACGTAGTTCTTCTGGGAGAGATC GACCTGGAGAAGGAGTGTGACACAGTCTTAAAGCAAGTGTCCATCGAGGAGATCCTGGAGGAACAGCGGGCACAGCAGCAAGCTAAGCTGGAGGCAGAGAAAGCCAAGCTGCAGGCACTGAAGGAGAGAGGACTCTCGGTTCCCAGAGCAGACGTATTGGATGAATACTGA
- the LOC135239173 gene encoding G protein-coupled receptor kinase 5-like — protein MELENIVANTVLLKAREGEGGKRKGRSKKWREMLRFPHISQCIELKNNIERDYFSLCEKQPIGRELFRLFCETKPEFSCCIHLLDAMENYEVMPDEKRRNCGEEIIKQFLTKQSSECVPEVADSYGQTCGENLEISPCRDLFSDCRKALHEHLSGEPFSAYQESMYFDRFLQWKMLERQPVTKGTFRQYRILGKGGFGEVWACQVRATGKMYACKKLEKKRIKKRKGEAMALNEKQILEKVNSRFVVSLVYAYQTKDLLCLVVTIMNGGDLKFHIYNMGTPGFEKDRVLFYAAEICCGLEHLHKESIVYRDLKPENILLDDNGHIRISDLGLAVKLRKGDTVRGRVGTVGYMAPEVINNERYGMSADWWGLGCLIYEMTAGRSPFRAQHERVKREEVEKRVREQTEEYNDKFSEDSKSICRMLLAKDPEQRLGCGSDGVLQLKAHSFFRSINFKRLEAGILEPSFVPDPRAVYCKDVLDIEQFSTVKGVNLDQTDCDFYAKFSTGCISIPWQNEMIETECFKELNVFGPDGSRPPDLVWNLAPAPKPPRRSLMDRIFKRQPSEKTIRYSQMSSSMNSVDSLIN, from the exons ATGGAGCTGGAAAACATTGTGGCAAATACCGTACTACTGAAGGCAAGAGAAG GTGAAGGAGGGAAACGAAAAGGAAGGAGcaagaaatggagagaaatgCTACGTTTCCCTCACATCTCACAATGCATTGAGCTGAAGAACAATAttg AGCGGGATTACTTCAGCCTTTGTGAGAAGCAGCCGATTGGAAGAGAGCTTTTCCGCCTCTTCTGTGAGACCAAACCAGAGTTTTCATGCTGCATTCATCTACTGGATGCCATG GAAAACTACGAGGTGATGCCAGATGAGAAGAGGAGAAACTGCGGTGAGGAAATAATCAAGCAGTTTCTCACCAAGCAG TCCTCTGAGTGTGTTCCTGAGGTGGCTGATAGCTACGGTCAGACGTGTGGAGAGAACCTGGAGATCAGCCCCTGCAGGGACCTCTTCAGTGACTGCCGAAA GGCCCTTCATGAGCACTTAAGTGGGGAGCCCTTCTCAGCCTATCAGGAGAGCATGTACTTTGACCGCTTTCTGCAGTGGAAGATGCTCGAGAG ACAGCCAGTCACGAAAGGCACATTTCGCCAATACCGTATCCTCGGAAAGGGCGGGTTTGGGGAG GTGTGGGCGTGCCAGGTGAGGGCCACGGGGAAGATGTATGCCTGTAAGAAGTTGGAGAAGAAGAGgattaaaaagagaaaaggggaggcGATGGCCCTCAATGAGAAGCAGATTCTGGAGAAGGTCAACAGCAGGTTTGTG GTCAGCTTGGTCTACGCTTACCAAACCAAAGACCTCCTGTGTCTGGTGGTGACCATCATGAATGGAGGGGACCTCAAGTTTCACATCTACAACATGGGCACGCCCGGGTTCGAGAAGGACAGGGTACTGTTCTACGCTGCAGAGATCTGCTGTGGCCTTGAGCACCTGCATAAGGAGTCCATTGTCTACAG GGATTTAAAACCAGAAAATATTCTTTTAGATGACAACG GACACATCCGGATATCTGACCTGGGTCTGGCCGTTAAATTGCGGAAGGGGGACACTGTTCGAGGCCGCGTGGGGACTGTAGGATATATGG CACCGGAGGTGATCAATAACGAGAGGTACGGCATGAGCGCAGACTGGTGGGGGCTAGGCTGCCTGATCTATGAGATGACGGCTGGCCGCTCGCCCTTCCGGGCGCAGCACGAGCGTgtgaagagggaggaggtggagaagagGGTGAGGGAGCAGACGGAGGAGTACAATGATAAGTTCAGCGAGGACAGTAAATCCATCTGCAGAATG CTGTTAGCTAAAGATCCGGAGCAGAGGTTGGGGTGCGGATCCGATGGGGTGTTGCAACTGAAGGCTCATAGTTTCTTCAGAAGCATCAACTTCAAGAGGCTGGAGGCAGGGATCCTGGAGCCATCATTTGTGCCAGAT CCCAGAGCAGTCTACTGCAAAGACGTACTGGACATTGAGCAGTTCTCCACCGTCAAGGGTGTCAACCTGGACCAAACCGACTGTGATTTCTATGCCAAATTCTCCACCGGCTGCATCTCCATTCCCTGGCAGAATGAG ATGATCGAGACAGAGTGCTTTAAGGAACTGAACGTGTTTGGGCCCGACGGCTCCCGGCCCCCAGATCTGGTTTGGaacctcgcccccgcccccaagccCCCACGACGCAGCCTGATGGATCGCATCTTCAAGAGACAA CCTTCAGAGAAGACCATCCGTTATAGCCAAATGTCTTCCAGCATGAATTCTGTGGACTCCTTAATAAACTGA